A single region of the Garra rufa chromosome 20, GarRuf1.0, whole genome shotgun sequence genome encodes:
- the nacc1b gene encoding nucleus accumbens-associated protein 1 codes for MAQMLQMAIPNFGNNVLECLNEQRLQGLYCDVSVVVKGHTFKAHRAVLAASSSYFRDLFNSGSKSSVVELPPAVQPQSFQQILSFCYTGRLSMNLGDQFLLMYTAGFLQIQQIMEKGTEFFLKVSSPSCDSQGLHAEETPPSEPQSPVAQTGSGTVGGNAVATATARPASCLTPLPLVSRVKTEHQPQAQQPQQEASSYSVVCTPVAKRLWEGGSREGGGGSGGGGGMRKAARYSQEVARGTGGAPPQSAALLGGSGTTNSNSNNNNNNSSSTPEGTSPGTPSMYTSDSPISYHDDEEEEEITEETTEEQYRQICNMYTMYSMLNVGATASERVESLPDHLTVESRGRGVRVRQDLASLPNELIAQIGNRCHPKLYEEGDPAEKLELVTGTSVFISRAQLMNCHVSAGTRHKVLLRRLLAAFFDRSTLANSCGTGIRSSTNDPNRKPLDSRVLHAVKFYCQNFAPSFKESEMNAIAADMCTNARRVVRKSWIPKLKLLIAESDAYANFLPDAAKMESDGLAVEHAFETGSLEGGTASESGQSSTDALQGVSGDGNGLF; via the exons ATGGCTCAGATGCTGCAGATGGCGATTCCCAACTTTGGCAACAATGTCTTGGAGTGTCTTAATGAACAGAGACTTCAGGGTCTATACTGTGATGTGTCAGTGGTGGTAAAGGGTCACACATTTAAAGCCCACCGGGCAGTGCTGGCTGCCAGCAGCTCCTACTTTCGAGATTTGTTCAACTCTGGAAGTAAGAGCTCAGTTGTGGAGTTACCACCAGCGGTCCAGCCTCAGAGCTTCCAGCAGATCCTTTCCTTCTGTTACACTGGGCGACTTAGCATGAACTTGGGTGATCAGTTTCTCTTAATGTACACCGCAGGATTCCTGCAGATTCAGCAGATTATGGAAAAAGGCACAGAGTTCTTCCTAAAGGTCAGTTCACCAAGTTGTGACTCACAGGGTCTTCACGCAGAAGAAACCCCACCCTCAGAACCCCAGAGTCCCGTTGCTCAGACTGGGAGTGGTACTGTAGGAGGCAATGCGGTTGCCACTGCAACAGCTCGACCTGCTTCCTGCCTAACGCCCCTTCCATTGGTGTCAAGGGTGAAGACAGAGCATCAACCTCAGGCCCAGCAGCCCCAACAAGAAGCATCATCATATTCAGTAGTTTGCACTCCAGTTGCCAAGCGTCTTTGGGAGGGAGGTAGCCGTGAAGGTGGTGGAGGATCAGGAGGAGGGGGAGGTATGAGGAAAGCAGCCCGCTATTCACAGGAGGTGGCACGGGGAACAGGAGGTGCACCGCCTCAAAGTGCAGCCTTGTTGGGTGGAAGTGGTACCACTAAtagcaacagcaacaacaataacaacaacagcagTAGCACTCCGGAAGGCACCAGCCCAGGAACCCCCAGCATGTACACCAGTGACTCACCAATCTCTTACCACGATGATGAGGAAGAAGAGGAAATCACTGAAGAAACGACAGAAGAACAGTACAGACAGATCTGCAATATGTACACCATGTACAGCATGTTGAATGTAGGGGCAACAG CCAGCGAACGAGTGGAATCACTACCAGACCACCTCACAGTTGAATCAAGGGGAAGAGGAGTTCGAGTGAGGCAAGATCTGGCCTCTCTTCCCAACGAGCTCATTGCACAGATCGGAAACCGCTGTCATCCTAAACTCTATGAAGAAGGTGACCCTGCTGAGAAACTGGAGCTAGTAACCGGCACCAGTGTTTTTATTTCACGTGCTCAGCTGATGAACTGCCACGTTAGTGCGGGCACACGCCACAAAGTGTTGCTCAGGCGGCTCCTTGCTGCCTTTTTTGACCG AAGCACTCTTGCAAACAGCTGTGGGACAGGCATTCGGTCCTCCACAAATGACCCCAACCGCAAGCCACTCGACAGCCGGGTTCTCCATGCTGTTAAGT TTTACTGCCAGAACTTTGCTCCTAGTTTCAAAGAGAGCGAAATGAACGCGATCGCTGCAGACATGTGCACTAACGCACGGCGCGTGGTGCGCAAGAGCTGGATTCCGAAACTGAAGCTTCTGATTGCAGAAAGCGATGCTTATGCCAACTTTCTTCCAGACGCTGCCAAAATGGAGTCTGACGGCTTGGCCGTGGAGCATGCTTTTGAAACAGGATCCCTAGAAGGTGGCACAGCCTCTGAATCTGGCCAGTCTTCTACAGATGCCCTGCAAGGTGTGAGCGGGGACGGTAACGGCTTGTTTTAG